The window TTGATCTACTACTGCTTCGATAACATCTTGTCTTCTACCTTCGCTGAAGTTTGGTACAGCTAGTATATACTTTTTTTCTTGTGACATTTTGAGTTCCCCCTTCCAAAATTAAAAATTTATATCATAAATAAATTTTTATGCATTTATATATATGGTATGTATTCTAAGTGAGTATCATATACTATAAATTATATCGCGAAAATTAATCAATAACCAAGTGTAAAAATATGACAAAATACTTAGTAAACTTTATCCAAGTTATTTTTATCCTTGTTATGTAACTTTATTCACGCAAATTATGTAGTGTAATATACTCGATTATTATTTTAGCATATAATTTAAAAAATGATAACCCTTATATAAGTAATATTTTTATATTTTAAGTAACAAGAATTAAATACCAATTTCTTGGTGTATTGACGAGTTTAATATTTCTATTACAAGGATACCATAAAAGTCAGCTTTTCCGCTTGTATATATACTACAAAATTAAACCTATATATTATTTTTATATTGTTTTCTTTTGTGTTGACTTCACAATAAGGTGTAAAAATCAAGTAAATCACTTGGATTCTAAGTTATATATTGTTTTATTTAGAAATTTTAATGCCTTACAATAGTAAAATTGACTTTTATAACTTTTTAATATAGGGTATACTTTCTATAAAGAACTTTTTATAGAATAGTAGTATAATTAAAATTAATATATCACTTTTATCCAGTTGTTTCAATTAGATAAAAAATATAAAACTATTTACAAGGAGGTCTACTAATGGCTTTAAAACTTATCGATTTATCTCAGGAAATTTACGAAGGAATGCCTCTATTTGGTATTCACCAAAAAACTTTCTTCATGACAAACCAAACTCATGAACAAAACATGGCTGCTACTGGAAGCAAGACTCTAGGTTTCTATGCTAGAAACATTCTTATGAGTGAACACTGTGGAACACATAGTGACGCTGTTATAGAATACAAACCAGGCGGAGCAAGTATTGAAAATATGCCTCTTGACTATTACTGGGGAAGTGCTATTTGTCTAGACTTTTCACACAAGAGATATCCAGACTACATAGACATTAAGGATTTTGAAGAAGCACTTGCATCTTCAGGTCTTGAAATTCAAAAGGGTGATATCGTTCTAATGTACACAGGAAACTACAACAGAAATTATGGAACAGATGCTTACACAGATAAGTACACTGGTATTAGCTATGATGCTGCTAAGTGGCTTGCTGAAAAAGGTGTTGTAAATATTGGAGTTGATGCACCAGCTATCGACCAAACTCCAGATGATCTTGATTTCTCAGGTCACCTTGTTTGTGCTGAATACGACATAACAAATACAGAACACCTATGTAACCTTGATCAAGTTGCAGGTAAGAGATTCCTATACATTGGTCTACCTCTTAAAATAAGAGGCGGTACAGGTTCACCTATCCGTGCAGTTGCACTTGTAGAAGAATAAAATATATTCAAAATGCTGTTGATAGATTTCTTATCAACAGCATTTTTTATTTCTTTAAAAGCATCTTTATTTTTAGTGCAATTTCTAAATTCAATCTATCCTTTGCATTTTCAAAGTTTACCCCTGTTATTTCCTTAATTCTACTTAGTCTATAAAGAATAGTATTATAGTGGGTAAATAACGCATCTGACATTTTCTTTAAATTTCCATTATGTTCAAAATAAGCTTCAAGAGTTTTAACAAGTTCTGTAGATTTTTTTGAATCATATTCTACTAGAGGTTCAAGATTCATCTTATAGAATTTCTCGATCTCTTCTCTTAAGTTTTCTTGGCATAGGATTTTGTATATACCAAGATTTTCGAAATAAACTATATTCCCTTCTCCTAAGATTTCTCCTGCTGCTATAGCCTCTAGAGCATCTTTGTAACTTTTATATGATTTTTCAAGACCTAGATAGCTTCTTCCAATTCCCATTTTAAAACTAAATTCAGAAAATCTCTTTTCAAACATTTCATTTACAAACTTAACAAACTCACCTAAAGAATAATTTATCTCTGTATCTTTTTTAAACGAAAGTAGAACAATAATACTTTCCGTCTTTCCTGCAACTATTCCTTTTAATGATAAATCTTTAAATGATTTTTCTATAAAATGCACTATCTTTGTAATGTTTTCTTGATTATTACCTCTACTTATATCATCCTTTTTATAGACTTCATCCTTTATACTTATAAGGATTATAAGCGACTTATCCTCTATACCAATATCAAAAAAAGATGCCCTCTCTAATGCTTTTTCACTTCTTCTTTCTTCTATTGATAGAAGATCATCTAAAAACTCCGCTCTATATTTATTCTCAACTTCTCTTATTGATAGGTTTTTCAAAACTTCCAAGGCTATGGTAGTTGATGCAGACTCTAAAATAGATATATCTATTCCCTGAATTGATGAGTTAATTCCCCAAGCAAAAACATGTCCGTATACATTA of the Clostridium cylindrosporum DSM 605 genome contains:
- a CDS encoding PucR family transcriptional regulator, producing the protein MIKNGVTIDDILKMECMKESRLVAGSGGENNIITQVNVMADPDVLNWVDEGELLLTTAYSFNADNMEEQMNLIKECSKKKLAGIGIKIYPYLNSLPDEVIQLANELKFPIIDLYYATALSDIITPIFREIFNRQAYILQKIESIHKQMTNAILMGASVEDMANVIFDHIKNPIFVKLDFPEKSIYKSSSEDLSIKSVLIKNAEGFNQSIMKITDNNIYESKEFIRGAHVSRVVMPITIKNNVYGHVFAWGINSSIQGIDISILESASTTIALEVLKNLSIREVENKYRAEFLDDLLSIEERRSEKALERASFFDIGIEDKSLIILISIKDEVYKKDDISRGNNQENITKIVHFIEKSFKDLSLKGIVAGKTESIIVLLSFKKDTEINYSLGEFVKFVNEMFEKRFSEFSFKMGIGRSYLGLEKSYKSYKDALEAIAAGEILGEGNIVYFENLGIYKILCQENLREEIEKFYKMNLEPLVEYDSKKSTELVKTLEAYFEHNGNLKKMSDALFTHYNTILYRLSRIKEITGVNFENAKDRLNLEIALKIKMLLKK
- a CDS encoding cyclase family protein; amino-acid sequence: MALKLIDLSQEIYEGMPLFGIHQKTFFMTNQTHEQNMAATGSKTLGFYARNILMSEHCGTHSDAVIEYKPGGASIENMPLDYYWGSAICLDFSHKRYPDYIDIKDFEEALASSGLEIQKGDIVLMYTGNYNRNYGTDAYTDKYTGISYDAAKWLAEKGVVNIGVDAPAIDQTPDDLDFSGHLVCAEYDITNTEHLCNLDQVAGKRFLYIGLPLKIRGGTGSPIRAVALVEE